In the genome of Gadus chalcogrammus isolate NIFS_2021 chromosome 21, NIFS_Gcha_1.0, whole genome shotgun sequence, one region contains:
- the wtap gene encoding pre-mRNA-splicing regulator WTAP — protein sequence MTEEPLPKKVRLSESDMKTLTREELCVRWKQHETYVQVLEAKYADLSSNDVTGLKESEEKLKQQQQESARRENILVMRLATKEQEMQECTTQIQYLKQVQQPSVAQLRTSMVDPAINLFFLKMKGELEQTKDKLEQAQNELSAWKFTPDSQTGKKLMAKCRMLIQENQELGRQLSQGRIAQLEAELALQKKYSEELKGSQDELNDFIIQLDEEVEGMQSTILVLQQQLKEARQQLSAGAPAAAATAPSRLSPCASHSSAENSGQQPPTPSDSLGKDYGGRVSNGPSNGNSSQRSDTATPSLYREVSSTEEDFPMSPAASSPGESEAKRPRRSEDAPGSQAGGGGGRAGGFGSQLSAGYESVDSPTGSETSLTQHSNDTDSNTDPQEDKAAPVVKGSRTAGSRHAQNGLGAGAGGGAVL from the exons ATGACCGAGGAGCCTCTTCCGAAGAAG GTTCGCCTCAGTGAATCCGACATGAAGACCCTGACCAGGGAGGAACTGTGTGTCAG GTGGAAACAACATGAAACCTATGTCCAGGTCCTCGAGGCAAAATATGCAGACTTGAGTT CCAACGATGTGACGGGGCTGAAGGAGTCTGAGGAGAagctgaagcagcagcagcaggagtctGCACGCCGGGAGAACATCCTGGTCATGAGACTTGCCACGAAGGAGCAGGAGATGCAAGAATGCACG ACCCAGATCCAGTACCTCAAGCAAGTCCAGCAGCCCAGCGTCGCCCAGTTGCGAACGTCCATGGTGGATCCGGCCATCAACTTGTTTTTCCTCAAAATGAAGGGCGAACTGGAACAGACTAAAGACAAACTGGAGCAGGCCCAAAATGAACTGAGTGCCTGGAAATTTACACCTGATAG CCAGACGGGCAAGAAGCTGATGGCCAAGTGTCGAATGCTGATCCAGGAGAACCAGGAGCTGGGCCGCCAGCTCTCACAGGGACGCATCGCCCAGCTGGAGGCTGAGCTGGCCCTGCAGAAGAAGTACAGCGAGGAGCTCAAGGGCAGCCAAGACG aGCTGAATGACTTTATCATCCagctggatgaggaggtggagggcatGCAGAGCACCATCCTGGTGCTGCAGCAACAGCTAAAGGAGGCCCGGCAGCAGCTGTCAGCCGGCgccccggccgccgccgccaccgcccctAGCAGGCTGTCCCCCTGCGCCTCCCACTCCTCCGCAGAGAACTCTGGCCAGCAGCCCCCCACGCCCTCCGATTCCCTGGGCAAAGACTATGGGGGCCGAGTCTCCAACGGACCCAGCAACGGCAACTCCTCCCAGCGCAGCGACACGGCCACGCCCAGCCTGTACCGCGAGGTCAGCAGCACGGAGGAGGACTTCCCCATGTCCCCCGCCGCCTCCAGCCCCGGCGAGAGCGAGGCCAAGCGGCCGCGGCGCTCAGAAGACGCCCCCGGGAGCcaggcggggggaggaggaggacgggcgGGCGGGTTCGGCAGCCAGCTTAGCGCCGGGTACGAGAGCGTGGACTCGCCGACGGGCAGCGAGACGTCCCTGACCCAGCACTCGAACGACACGGACTCCAACACGGACCCGCAGGAGGACAAGGCTGCGCCGGTGGTCAAGGGGAGCAGGACTGCGGGGTCGCGGCACGCTCAGAATGGCCTGGGCGCGGGCGCGGGCGGCGGTGCGGTTTTGTAA
- the sod2 gene encoding superoxide dismutase [Mn], mitochondrial, with protein MLSRVGQIHRCTATVSKAVGQVLSVRQKHALPDLTYDYAALEPHVNAEIMQLHHSKHHATYVNNLNITEDKYQEALAKGDVTAQVALQPALRFNGGGHINHSIFWTNLSPNGGGEPQGELLAAIQRDFGSFQKLKEKMSAATVAVQGSGWGWLGYDKEGGRLRVAACANQDPLQGTTGLIPLLGIDVWEHAYYLQYKNVRPDYVKAIWNVINWENVGERLQTAKK; from the exons ATGCTCAGCAGAGTGGGACAAATACACAG GTGCACAGCCACCGTCAGCAAAGCTGTGGGACAGGTGTTGTCAGTCAGACAGAAGCACGCGCTGCCTGATCTGACCTATGACTATGCTGCCCTGGAGCCCCACGTCAACGCAGAGATAATGCAGCTGCACCACAGCAAGCATCACGCCACCTATGTCAACAACCTCAACATTACGGAGGACAAGTACCAGGAAGCTCTTGCAAAGG GAGATGTGACCGCCCAGGTGGCCCTGCAGCCGGCCTTGAGGTTCAATGGAGGAGGCCACATCAATCACAGCATCTTCTGGACAAACCTCTCTCCCAACGGTGGGGGGGAGCCACAAG GTGAGCTGCTGGCAGCCATCCAGCGGGACTTCGGCTCTTTCCAGAAGCTGAAGGAGAAGATGTCTGCGGCCACAGTGGCCGTGCAGGGGTCGGGCTGGGGCTGGCTGGGCTACGACAAGGAGGGCGGCCGTCTGCGCGTGGCCGCCTGCGCCAACCAGGACCCTCTGCAAGGGACCACAG GTCTCATTCCCCTGCTTGGTATTGACGTGTGGGAGCATGCCTACTACCTCCAGTACAAGAACGTGCGGCCCGACTACGTAAAGGCCATCTGGAATGTCATCAACTGGGAGAATGTCGGCGAGCGTCTCCAGACTGCTAAAAAGTAG